A stretch of Heterodontus francisci isolate sHetFra1 chromosome 1, sHetFra1.hap1, whole genome shotgun sequence DNA encodes these proteins:
- the LOC137360692 gene encoding rRNA 2'-O-methyltransferase fibrillarin: MVPGESVYGEKRIGVEEAETKIEYRAWNPFRSKLAAAILGGIDQIHIKPGAKVLYLGAASGTTVSHVSDIVGPDGLVYAVEFSHRSGRDLINVAKKRTNIIPIIEDARHPHKYRMLLGMVDVIFADVAH, from the coding sequence ATGGTTCCAGGAGAGTCCGTGTATGGAGAGAAGAGAATtggggtggaggaagcagagacgAAGATTGAGTACAGAGCGTGGAACCCTTTCAGGTCGAAACTCGCGGCTGCGATCCTCGGTGGCATCGACCAGATTCACATCAAGCCCGGAGCCAAAGTGCTGTATTTGGGAGCAGCGTCCGGCACCACTGTTTCCCATGTGTCGGATATTGTGGGACCTGATGGCTTGGTTTACGCAGTTGAATTCTCTCACCGGTCTGGCCGTGATCTCATCAATGTGGCCAAGAAGAGAACAAACATCATACCGATCATCGAGGATGCCAGGCACCCACACAAGTACCGCATGCTCCTGGGAATGGTGGATGTTATCTTCGCAGATGTGGCACACTAG